The DNA window AGAAATAATAAAACCCAAACTTTTTTATCTCCTCAATTACATCCTGAAGATCCCAGTCATCGGCGATCTTTAACCGTCAGATCCAATTTAAGTTTCCCTCTTATTTCTCCGACCGATCGATGGGGCACGTGGACCGCTCTCTTCGTCACCGGCGCTTTCGGTATCTGGTAAACTTTCCGTCAATTTCCTTTTCGGAATCTCTAATAACTTCAATTAGAAAACTGAATGTTTTTGAAATTGAGATTTTGAAGGTCTGAGAAGACCACGATTGGAAGCGCGTTGAGCGGTGCGTTAGTGAGCACGTTGATTGGACTCGCGGCTAGCAATTTGGGGATCATTTCTTGTGAATCTCCTGCATACGCTGTCGTTTTGGAGTTTCTGCTCCCATTGGCGGTCCCGCTGTTGCTGTTCAGAGCGGATTTGCGTCGTGTGATTAAGTCTACTGGGACACTTCTCTTGGCTTTCTTGCTAGGATCAGGTAGTcaaactaaatttattattatatactgGCAGCAAACTACGAGGCCGTGGTTCAAATCTTCCCACAATCGTTCTCCCTCTCTGATTACTGGAAACAAAATATTATTGGAAACAAAATTGTTAttatgtatataaaaaataagataaaatttattttttaatagtgtatataatatttgtttttattattcaaCAGTTGCAACAACGGTTGGGACATTGGTGGCATATTGGATAGTTCCAATGCGATCACTTGGTCAGGATAGCTGGAAAATAGCAGCTGCTCTCATGGGCAGACATATTGGTGGAGGTAATTTTTGTTTCAAGATTTTAAAAGACTATCTCTGTCACATGAAGCTTACAGCTGATACTTATCTCTGTCACATTGTGTAGCTGTCAATTACGTCGCCATTGCTGACGCTCTTGGTGTATCTTCGTCAGTTTTAGCTTCTGGGCTAGCTGCTGATAATGTTATTTGCGCGATATATTTCACCACGTTGTTTGCATTGGCTTCTAAAATCCCTCCTGAGACTTCAACATCAATTAATGGTGAGCGAAATTTCACCTTCCTAAGTTGTTCAATTTTTATTCAGTTGCCTCATTTGATCAACATACATTAGAGTGCTTGATGCATCATGGAACAAACACTTGAACCTATGTTATCTTTTGTGGAGTTGGGATTAATGCATTGATTTACATGTTTGTTGTTGGATGGGCACCGGCAGATGATGGAACAGAGAGCACGTCTGGGTCTGGCAACAAACTTCCTGTTCTAGATCTTGCTACTTCACTTGCTGTGTCCTTGGCTATCTGCAAAGCTGGTTCTTTTGTAACAAAATATTTTGGGATTCAAGGTGGCATCCTGCCAGCTGTAACAGCCATTGTTGTTATTCTAGCAACTGCATTCCCAACCCAGTTTAATCGCCTTGCCCCTTCTGGCGAGGCCATGGCTTTGATTCTTATGCAGGTGAGCTGGATTTTTCACCATAACTCTGAGTTAAGTAAGTT is part of the Mercurialis annua linkage group LG3, ddMerAnnu1.2, whole genome shotgun sequence genome and encodes:
- the LOC126673271 gene encoding uncharacterized protein LOC126673271; the protein is MASKLPFLHTANFPVPKPNIQRPHICSRQNVLPVSLTTAAPTPDDSSLSFSLSNNRNNKTQTFLSPQLHPEDPSHRRSLTVRSNLSFPLISPTDRWGTWTALFVTGAFGIWSEKTTIGSALSGALVSTLIGLAASNLGIISCESPAYAVVLEFLLPLAVPLLLFRADLRRVIKSTGTLLLAFLLGSVATTVGTLVAYWIVPMRSLGQDSWKIAAALMGRHIGGAVNYVAIADALGVSSSVLASGLAADNVICAIYFTTLFALASKIPPETSTSINDDGTESTSGSGNKLPVLDLATSLAVSLAICKAGSFVTKYFGIQGGILPAVTAIVVILATAFPTQFNRLAPSGEAMALILMQVFFTVVGASGNIWSVISTAPSIFMFALIQISVHLAVILGLGKLLRFDLKLLLIASNANVGGPTTACGMATAKGWNSMVIPGILAGIFGIAIATFIGIAFGVTVLKFM